The following nucleotide sequence is from Zea mays cultivar B73 chromosome 1, Zm-B73-REFERENCE-NAM-5.0, whole genome shotgun sequence.
AACTGATTGATTTTATATATGACATTTTTATGCAGTGCCAAAACTCTGGTTCTATATTAATGGACGAAGGAGACCCTTACCATCTGATTGGATGGCTGCGTATCCACAGTCAGCCTCACGTGAGCTTGGTCAGCTAGATACGACTATTTTCCACGTATGTGTAGATACAGATAAATAAGTTTAAAATACAGTAATATGTGTAAGCTTAGCCTTTTAGATACAGCCAACCAACAACGCGTCGTGCTGTAGTCAATGCATGAGAGTAGTCTGTCTCTCCTGAGGGCAACCATAGAGACGGTTAAGTAACATGTTTAAGGGTGTGTTCGTTTGTTTCGGAATAGTAACCTAGAACCAATCCAACCATGAAGGCTTATCTACTTTGTATAGGCTTTGATCACCTAGAACCATTCCTACCGCCAATCCTGAAACAAACGAACGCAGCCTAATAGGGTCATAGTTTCAGCACATGGTTGAGCACGTGGTTATCAGCAGTTGAAATGCGAGCCACTTACGTGGGAATGTagctatcttcctataatcctatCTCCAGGCTACGTACAAGTCAAAAACACAGAGGGGAAATCGGAGTTTCCGAGTCAGCACAATGGACAACGCTCCGCTGCAGCTGCCACGTCACCCTCTGGTTCCTGTGTCGCTCACTCTAGAAGCTCAACCTTAAAAAAAACCGCGAGACGCCGATTTTGCTGGGAGGCACGAAACGACTGTGGTGGGCGCGAGCACGCAGAACCAGCCCACAGCTTTGCCAAAGCATATCAGGGTCCCCGCCACCAATCCGGCTCCGGCTACGGCCGCGGGTCCCGGATCCCTTCAGTCCATCACCACACCAGGCACCAGCGATGATTTAAAAAGGAAAGCACAGGCGCTCACCAGAATCGATAAACCACAGAGCCACCCCACTAACTACTTTCACCATTGTTTCCAGAAAAATCTCCGCGCATAATATTTCTCTAGAGCAAACGCTCTGTCATCACACAACACTAGTTCGTCCGCACGACACTCCCGCAGTTCCTCGACAGGGGAGAGGTTTCCATTCCAGGCGGTTGCGGTTGCGGTTGGCGGCGGAGATGAGCCGGGGGAGCAAGCTCCGGTGGCTGTGGCGCGCGCCGGCGCGGGCGCTGGGGCGGGCGCGGGACCTGTACGTGCGGGGGCTGACGGGGTGCGCGCGCCACGTCCCCTCCGACGCCGCGTTCGGGTACCCCGTGTTCGTGCCGGCGCCGCTGTCCAGGAGCCACAGCGCCGTCGGCTGGGGCGCCGGGTCGTCCGAGGCCGACGAGGACCTGCGCGAGGTGGTCCGCGCCGCGTCGCAGCGCCGCGTGGAGCAGCGCCGCGCCGAGCTGCAGGCCGTGGCCCGGAGCCAGAGcatggccgcctcgctctccatgGCGCGCATCGACGAGGACGCGCCGTGCGACTTCGGGGCGCCCGGGGCGCTGTGCCCGAGGAGCCAGAGCTGTGTCGGCGACGCCGCGGGGAGGAGGCCCCACCGCCGCGGCCACGGGAAGGTGGCGGCCTTGCTCTGACGGAGTCGGAGCTGCTGTCCGGCCGCCGCCGTCGGTGGCACAGTGTGTGAGAATAGCGATCGTGTCACGCCATGTCTTCTGTTCAAAGTTTGATCATGTCATTACTCGAAATGATGGATGTTTTTGCTGTCCGCCGAATCCCGAACGTGCAAGCAAAAGCAACTGCAGCAGGTCGTTTCACCGCTGGGACGCCCGGCAATTCAGGCACAGGCGGCATTTTCAGATGATCGCTTTTGGGCCATTGATTTTGGCAATACTCCTATTTTTTAACGCTTCGCGTAGAAGTTGGTCCAGGATCGTCGCGATCTAAGAGAGGGGGAATTGAGTGGAGGTGGGATTCACCCTTCTCTACTGAAACTACTGAAATTATACAAAACTCCCGTCTAGTTTAGATTGCGAATTAAGTGAAGTAACAAAAATGGCCATGCTCCTTTGCTAAAAAAATGACATTGTTAGTTTGGCCTGAAAAATTGACGTGCACATCTTTCGTTCATTAGGGTACTCCACTGTTGTGAATTTGTTGTGACGAAGGGTGGTAATGAATCATGATTCAAACGTTTCTTCACATTATGTTTGAGTCCTTAACTAATTTTAGTTCAAATTTGAATAGAAATAGAGCATAATCCTAATTcgatactgtcggcgtttcgagacaggggggtccctaagccgacgagtgagtgtgctgcgtgccccagcccagatgggtcgagcgcgtgggcgagcgcgaaggggggagaggcgaggcggccggagccgagcgtgagagaggtggaagtcccgcggccttcgtgttcgtcccgcgcccaggtcaggtgcgcttgcagtaggggggttacaagcgtccacgcgggtgagggaagcgagcggccccaagagagcgcctgtcccgtcctcggtcccgcgcggccaacctcctctgagaaggccctggtccttccttttatagtcgtaaggagaggatccaggtgtacaatggggatgtagcagagtgctacgtgtctagcggagggagagctagcgccctaggtacatgccaatgtggcagccggagagagctgggcaccctgctggcgtgatgtcgtggctgttggagatgcggcggagcctgatggagggacagctgttggagcggtcgagtccctgctgacgttgtcctgcttccgtaagagagctaggggccgccgtcgtcatagagcttgtggagcgccatcattgcctctctgacggagctggccggatgagacgccggtcttgttctccgtgacccgagtcgattcggggtgggatgatgatggcgcctcctgttgacgtggcggtctgtgccctaggcagggcgacatggggtttcctccgaagccgaggttgagtctgccttctgttgccgtggccgagcccgagccaaggggtcgggcgaggcggaagtcgttcggccaaggccagggcggagtccgagccctggggtcgggcgaggcggagtttcgtcgtcttccgggtcttagcccgagtccgagccctggggtcgggcggagcggagctcgccgtcttccgggtcttagcccgagtccgagccctggggtcgggcggagcggagttcgccgtcttccgggtcttagcccgagtccgagccctggggtcgggcggagcggagttcgccgtcttccgggtcttagcccgagtccgagccctggggtcgggcggagcggagttcgccgtcttccgggtcttagcccgagtccgagccctggggtcgggcggagcggagttcgccgtcttccgggtcttagcccgagtccgagccctggggtcgggcggagcggagttcgtcgtggcgcctttggcgaggcctgactgcctgtcagacttactctgtcgagtggcgctgcagtcggagtggcgcaggcgacgctgtccttctgtcagactggccagtggagcggtggagtgacggcggtcacctcggctctgccgggggcgcgtgtcaggatagaggtgtcaggccaccttcgcgttaaatgcccctgcaatttggtcagtcggtgtggtgatttagtcaaggttgcttctgagcgaagccaaggccttgggcgagccggtgatgtgtccgccataaaaagggggcctcaggcgagacggaagtctctcgaggtcggctgccttcggccgaggctaggctcgggtgaagcgtgatcgagtcactcgtgtggactgatccctgacttaatcgtgcccatcaggcctttgcagctttatgctgatgggggttaccaactgagaattaggcgtcttgagggtacccctaattatggtccccgacagtagcccccgagcctcgaagggagtgttagcactcgcttggaggcttttgtcgcacttttttgcaaggggaccagcctttctcggttgcatttcgttccggtgggtgcgcgcgagcgcacccgccgggtgtagcccccgaggcctcggaggagtggttacactccttcgaggtcttaatacttcggctggtctggtcgttccctcatgcgaactggccgtagcccgggtgcacggtcggggcccaagctctcgggctggtatgttgacgctgtcaacgatttggccggagccggtttttgcgagagcagcccccgagcctctgcacagggcgagaggacgatcagggacagactcggctttttacatacgcccctacgtcgcctttccgcaaggaggagggggggggggagtgcgccatgttaccctcgatgggcaccgaacatggtgtctccggtgagctgcaagcgggtaatccgagtggacgtccgtgccccgttcgttgggggtcggctaggggcccagaggcacgcccaaaagtacctgcgggtgatttgccggacccggtcccctggcgacggggtccgagggctcgatgcctccctccgatgggattccgttacaagatcgttcccactggtctcggaaatgtcctagggtacctcgggagcgcagcccgagcctcggttatgtatcgaacgtacccctggtcatccctcgttcggtgtctgaggcgactgtgaacccttcgggggccagccttcgaacccctgatcagtaatgggcgcggagcccgagtagcctgaggcggccatgaagcccttcggggggctggccttcgaacccctgaccagtagtgggtgtcgggcccacgcgatctgaggcgactgttgaaccctcgggggtgaaagggaattaggcttacacctagttcctaaatagttttggtggttgaatcgcccaacacaaacaattggactaactagtttgctctagattatatgttttacaggtgccaaaagttcatctataactatgctaaatcgactgtccggaataccgtagattattccggacaggagaagctttttggaaaaacaggccaagcgcggaccgtccgggcccttgcggcggaccgtccgcaacactagaatgactctcggacagaaccaatgcaaaaatacaagtttccattacggactgcccgaaggaaaagcaaagaccgtccgagccctcgcacggaccgtccggccttaggcgcggaccgtccggtcggtaagaaaccgaaaaacccgaaggtaacgggttcggagaaatgaattatagggggcctcgcggaccgtccggggtgcacgaccggaccgtccgcgactggctctgtctgacatctgacgacgcattaaatgcaatatagccgttgatatagccgttactgctgaccgttgcattttcagccgttgatctacaggggcggaccgtccgcaccaggagggcggaccgtccgcgctcggcagaatggcccaacggctaggaagtggttggtggctataaatacaaccccaaccacctccattcacttcatccaagcattccaaccttcaacattcaatacaagagctagcaatccattccaagacacattcaaagcctccatctctccaagtttcacaattgagaaaagagatcattagtgattagtgacttgagagagaaagtgatccgtgtgttatttgtcgctcttgtcgcttggctttttcaatcgtgctttcttgattctttcattgcaatcaaactcacttgtaattgaggcaagagacaccaaacttgtggtggtccttgtgggaactttgtgttccaagtgattgagaagagaaagctcactcgatccgtggatcgtttgagagagggaagggttgaaagagacccggccttcgtggcctcctcaacggggagtaggtttgagagaaccgaacctcggtaaaacaaatctccgtgtctcacttgcttatttgcttgggatttgtttttcaccctctctcgcggactcgtttctatattactaacgccaacccggcttgtagttgtgtttatatttgtgaatttcagtttcgccctattcacccccccccccctctaggcgactttcaattggtatcagagcccggtgcttcattagagcctaaccgctcgaagtgatgtcgggagatcacgccaagaaggagatggagaccggcgacaagcccactacaagccaagggagcacttcatcggaagagtcccgcaccaaaaggaaggagaagaagaaggactcctccaaacaaaaggagaaaagatcttcttcctcacaccacaaagagaagaaggaaaaatcttcttctcacaagccgcatcagaaaggcgacaagcacaagaggatgaggaaggtggtctactacgagaccgacacttcatcaacaccaacctccgactccgatgcgccctccgtaacttctaaacgccaagagcgtaagaagtttagtaagatccccttacactatcctcgtacatctagacatactccattactttccgttccattaggcaaaccgccaacctttgacggtgaagattatgctaggtggagtgatttaatgaaatttcatctaacctcactccacaaaagtatatggaatgttgttgagtttggagcacaggtaccatccataggggatgaggattatgatgaggacgaggtggcccaaatcgagcacttcaactcccaagccacaaccatactcttggcctctctaaatagagaggaatacaacaaggtgcaagggttgaagaatgcaaaggaaatttgggatctactcaagaccgcgcacgaaggtgatgaactcaccaagattaccaagcgggaaacgatcgagggggagctcggtcgcttccgtcttcgccaaggggaagagccacaagacatgtacaaccggctcaagactttggtgaaccaagtgcgcaacctcgggagcaagaagtgggatgaccacgaggtggttaaggttattcttagatcactcatttttcttaaccccactcaagttcaattaattcgtggtaatcctagatatactcaaatgacccccgaggaagttatcgggaattttgtgagctttgaatgcatgatcaaaggctccaagaagatcaacgagcttgatgaacccaccacatccgaggcacaaccggtggcatttaaggcgacggaggagaagaaggaggagtctacaccaagtagacaaccaattgacgcctccaagctcgacaatgaggagatggctttaatcatcaaaagctttcgccaaatcctcaagcaacggaaggggaaggattacaaatcccgttccaagaaagtttgctacaagtgtggtaagcccggtcattttattgctaaatgtccattatcaagtgatagtgacaggggcgacgacaagaaagggagaagaaaggagaagaagagatactacaagaagaagggcggcgatgcccatgtttgtcgggagtgggactccgacgaaagctcaagcgactcctccgacgacgaggacgccgccaacatcgccgtcaccaagggacttctcttccccaacgtcggccacaagtgcctcatggcaaaggacggcaaacggaagaaggttaaatccaactcctccactaaatatgagtcttctagtgatgataatgctagtgatgaggaggataatttgcgttccctttttgccaaccttaacatagctcaaaaagaaaaattaaatgaattagttagtgctattcatgaaaaggatgatcttttagattcccaagaagattgtctaattaaagaaaacaagaaacatgttaaggttaaaaaggcttatgctcttgaaattgaaaaatgtgaaaagttatctagtgagctaagcacttgccgtgagatgattaacaaccttagaaatgaaaatgctagtttaaatgctaaggttgattcacatgtttgcaatatttcaacttcaaatcctagagatgataatgttgatttacttgctaggattgatgagttgaatgcttccctcgctagccttagaattgagaatgaaaaattgcttgctaaggctaaagattttgatgtctgCAAaactacaatttccgatcttagagataaaaatgatattcttcatgctaagattgttgaacttaattcttgcaaaccctctacatctattgttgagcatgtatctatttgtacaagatgtagagatgttgatgttaatgctattcatgatcatatggctttaattaaacaacaaaatgatcacatagcaaaactagatgctaaaattgccgagcacaacttagaaaatgagaaatttaaatttgctcgtagcatgctttataatgggagacgcccgggcattaaggatggcattggcttccaaaggggagacaatgtcaaaattaatgcccctcctaaaaaattgtccaactttgttaagggcaaggctcccatgcctcaggataacgagggttacattttataccctgctggttatcccgagagcaaaataaggaaaattcattctaggaagtctcactctggccctaatcatgcttttatgtataagggtgagacatctagctctaggcaaccaacccatgctaagttgcctagaaagaaaactcctagtgcatcaaatgatcataacatttcatttaaaacttttgatgcatcttatgttttaactaacaaatccggcaaggtagttgccaaatatgttgggggcaagcacaagggctccaagacttgtgtttgggtacccaaagttcttgtgtctaatgccaaaggacccaaaaccatttgggtacctaaagtcaagaactaaacttgttttgtaggtttatgcatccgggggctcaagttggatactcgacagcgggtgcacaaaccacatgacaggggagaagaaaatgttctcctcctacgagaaaaaccaagatccccaaagagcgatcacattcggggatggaaatcaaggtttggtcaaaggtttgggtaaaatagctatatctcctgaccactccatttcaaatgtttttcttgtagattctttagattacaacttgctttctgtttctcaattatgtcaaatgggctacaactgtctttttactgatattggtgttactgtctttagaagaagtgatgattcaatagcatttaagggagtattagagggtcagctatacttggtagattttgatagagctgaactcgatacttgcttaattgctaagaccaacatgggttggctctggcatcgccgactagcacatgttgggatgaagaatcttcataagcttctaaagggagaacacattttaggactaacaaatgttcattttgagaaagacaggatttgtagcgcatgccaagcaggaaagcaagttggcactcatcatccgcataagaacataatgacgaccgacaggccactggagctcctacacatggatctattcggcccgatcgcttacataagcatcggcgggagtaagtactgtctagttattgtggatgattattctcgcttcacttgggtattctttttacaggaaaaatctcaaacccaagaaatcttaaagggattcttgagacgggctcaaaatgagttcggcttaaggatcaagaaaattagaagcgacaacggaacggagttcaagaactctcaaattgaaggcttccttgaggaggagggcatcaagcatgagttctcttctccctacacgccacaacaaaatggtgtagtggagaggaagaatcgaactctattggacatggcaagaaccatgcttgatgaatacaagacttcggatcggttttgggcggaggcggtcaacaccgcgtgctacgccatcaaccggttgtatctacaccgaatcctcaagaagacatcatatgaactcctaaccggtaaaaaacccaatatttcatattttagagtctttggtagcaaatgctttattcttgttaaaagaggtagaaaatctaaatttgctcctaagactgtagaaggttttttacttggttatgactcaaacacaagggcatatagggtctttaacaagtccactggactagttgaagtctcatgtgacgttgtgtttgatgagactaacggctctcaagtagagcaagttgatcttgatgaaataggtgaagaagaggctccatgcatcgcgctaaggaacatgtccattggggatgtgtgtcctaaggaatccgaagagcctccaactacacaagatcaaccatcctcctccatgcaagcatctccaccaactcaaaatgaggatgaagctcaagttgatgaagaagaagatcaatcaaatgagccacctcaagatgatggcattgatcaagggggagatgcaaatgaggaagacaaggaggatgaagagcaaaggccgccacacccaagagtccaccaagcaatccaacgagatcaccccgtcgacaccatcctcggcgacattcataagggggtaactactagatctcgtgttgcacatttttgtgagcattactcttttgtttcctctattgagcctcacaaggtagaggaagctctccaagattcggattgggtggtggcaatgcaagaggagctcaacaacttcactaggaatgaggtatggcatttagttccacgtcctaaccaaaatgttgtaggaaccaaatgggtcttccgcaacaagcaagatgagcatggtgtggtgacaaggaacaaagctcgacttgtggccaagggatactcccaagtcgaaggtttggatttcggtgaaacctatgcacccgtagctaggcttgagtcaattcgcatattattggcctatgctacttaccatggctttaagctttatcaaatggacgtgaaaagtgccttcctcaatggaccaatcaaggaagaagtctatgttgagcaacctcccggctttgaagacagtgagtatcctaaccatgtctataagctctctaaggcgctttatgggctcaagcaagccccaagagcatggtatgaatgccttagagattttcttattgcaaatggattcaaagtcggaaaggccgatcctacactctttaccaaaactcttgaaaatgacttgtttgtatgccaaatttatgttgatgatattatatttgggtctactaacgagtctacatgtgaagagtttagtaggattatgacacaaaaattcgagatgtctatgatgggggagttgaagtattttctaggatttcaagtgaaacaactccaagagggcaccttcatcagccaaacgaagtacactcaagacattctaaccaagtttgggatgaaggatgccaagcccatcaagacacccatgggaactaatgggcatctcgacctcgacacgggaggtaagtccgtggatcaaaaggtatatcggtcgatgataggttcattactttatctttgtgcatctcgaccggatattatgctttccgtatgcatgtgtgcaagattccaagccgaccctaaggaagctcaccttacggccgtaaaacgaatcttgagatatttggcttatactcctaagtttgggctttggtatcctaggggatccacatttgatttgattggatattcggatgccgattgggcggggtgtaaaatcaataggaagagcacatcagggacttgccagttcttgggaagatccttggtgtcttgggcttcaaagaagcaaaattcggttgctctttccaccgcc
It contains:
- the LOC100277204 gene encoding uncharacterized protein LOC100277204, giving the protein MSRGSKLRWLWRAPARALGRARDLYVRGLTGCARHVPSDAAFGYPVFVPAPLSRSHSAVGWGAGSSEADEDLREVVRAASQRRVEQRRAELQAVARSQSMAASLSMARIDEDAPCDFGAPGALCPRSQSCVGDAAGRRPHRRGHGKVAALL